One window of the Pelomicrobium methylotrophicum genome contains the following:
- the cas8g1 gene encoding type I-G CRISPR-associated protein Cas8g1/Csx17, translating into MNEQEHIDWSKTTFDGSRREQLKRWRALSLRERLEALDRLTAHAERTRQAASRAEGQQVREPQPSYSSGRGRNEIVLHGCTPTPLASYLKALAVLRLTAEQAADPDATGFWRNDVFVLRTRLNEGELLEFFLQRYQPTPIVAPWNGGSGFFLKDNQEGVRALEGSRAGRFETYRAAIACARATLMQFNLTESPKNEQKAAFLAALRSHAQEPLLRWLDAAVILADEGPAYPPLLGTGGNDGRLDFTNNFMQRLKDVFDVTVGELRPEAGELLRTALFGSPSATLVERAIGQFSPGSAGGPNAASGFEGAARINPWDFILMLEGAVLLAASAARRLESSSAAVLSAPFTVRSRLATGGTTAFGDDTEARGEIWMPLWPSPICIEEVLSLFAEGRAALGTRPARDGLDFARAVARLGVDRGIAAFQRYAFVMRSGKAFLATPLSRLAVRRNPQADLIDELEQREWLAYVQRHARDDKAPNAFRAAAARLDAALFALTQNSGRTVVQEVLRQLGRIEALCATSPKTREAIRFPVPTLSSEWVSRADDASPEFRIALALAGLSLPVKENGKSRYLRMRPHLAPVALDASSWDDNSRLACWGIGPLTRNLAAVLHRRRLEAVRLNAEGELLRSRTGATLADVRLFLDGQTDDRRIAELLAGLACADLGQVAQPEVSEVVPPLPAYALLKPFFTSESLLRAIKVDGREWLPPDRSLRLPAEIPARLASSDVSAALEIAWQCLRALGVKLPGRRPPRAAGVDGPRLLAALTIPLTFTETGRLMRWLDLTPESESPEEFLEHTA; encoded by the coding sequence ATGAACGAACAAGAGCATATCGACTGGTCCAAGACCACCTTCGACGGCAGCCGCCGCGAACAGTTGAAGCGCTGGCGCGCGCTTTCACTGCGCGAACGGCTGGAGGCGCTGGACCGGCTGACCGCCCACGCCGAGCGCACGCGCCAGGCGGCAAGCCGGGCGGAAGGCCAGCAGGTGCGCGAACCGCAGCCGAGTTATTCCAGCGGCCGCGGCCGCAACGAAATCGTGCTGCATGGCTGCACGCCGACGCCGCTGGCGTCCTACCTCAAGGCGCTCGCAGTTCTGCGGCTCACCGCCGAACAGGCGGCTGATCCGGACGCCACGGGCTTCTGGCGTAACGATGTGTTCGTGCTGCGTACACGGTTGAACGAGGGCGAGCTGCTGGAGTTTTTCCTGCAGCGCTACCAGCCGACACCCATCGTTGCGCCGTGGAACGGAGGGAGTGGTTTCTTCCTCAAGGACAATCAGGAAGGCGTGCGGGCGCTCGAAGGCAGCCGGGCCGGTCGGTTTGAAACGTATCGCGCGGCCATTGCCTGCGCGCGGGCTACTCTCATGCAATTCAATCTGACCGAAAGTCCGAAGAACGAGCAAAAAGCGGCTTTTCTCGCCGCGTTACGCAGCCATGCACAGGAGCCATTGCTGCGCTGGCTGGATGCTGCTGTCATTCTCGCGGATGAGGGGCCCGCTTATCCGCCGCTGCTCGGCACAGGCGGCAACGACGGGCGACTCGATTTTACCAACAACTTCATGCAGCGCCTCAAGGACGTCTTTGACGTCACCGTAGGCGAATTGCGACCGGAAGCCGGAGAGCTCCTCCGCACGGCCTTGTTCGGCTCGCCCTCGGCTACGCTGGTGGAGCGAGCCATCGGCCAGTTCTCGCCCGGCAGCGCCGGCGGTCCGAACGCCGCTTCGGGCTTCGAGGGTGCTGCGCGCATCAACCCCTGGGATTTCATTCTGATGCTGGAAGGCGCCGTGCTTCTTGCAGCGTCCGCGGCACGCCGGCTGGAATCGAGCAGCGCCGCGGTGCTCTCGGCGCCGTTTACCGTCCGCAGCCGTCTCGCCACAGGAGGTACTACCGCGTTTGGCGACGACACCGAAGCTCGTGGCGAGATCTGGATGCCGCTTTGGCCTTCACCCATCTGCATCGAAGAGGTTCTAAGCCTATTCGCCGAGGGACGCGCAGCCTTGGGAACGCGTCCGGCGCGCGACGGATTGGATTTCGCTCGCGCAGTAGCTCGGCTCGGAGTGGATCGAGGCATCGCCGCCTTCCAGCGTTACGCTTTTGTCATGCGTTCCGGCAAGGCCTTCTTGGCAACGCCACTTTCGCGTTTAGCCGTGCGCCGCAATCCTCAGGCCGATCTGATTGACGAACTCGAACAGCGTGAATGGCTCGCATATGTGCAGCGCCACGCTCGAGACGACAAGGCACCCAACGCCTTCCGTGCCGCCGCCGCGCGCCTGGATGCCGCGCTGTTCGCGCTCACGCAAAACTCCGGACGCACGGTTGTGCAGGAGGTGCTGCGCCAGCTCGGCCGCATCGAGGCCCTGTGCGCAACCAGCCCCAAGACTCGCGAAGCGATCCGCTTCCCGGTGCCGACTTTGTCATCCGAATGGGTGAGCCGGGCTGACGACGCCAGCCCGGAATTTCGTATCGCGCTCGCGCTCGCCGGTCTTTCTTTGCCCGTGAAAGAAAACGGTAAGTCGCGGTATCTGCGCATGCGGCCGCACCTCGCGCCGGTTGCGCTGGATGCGAGTTCCTGGGATGACAACAGCCGCCTTGCATGTTGGGGCATAGGACCGCTGACGCGCAATCTGGCGGCGGTGTTGCATCGCCGCCGGCTGGAAGCGGTGCGCCTGAACGCCGAGGGCGAACTGCTGCGCAGCCGCACAGGCGCCACACTCGCCGACGTGCGGCTCTTCCTCGACGGTCAGACCGACGACCGGCGCATCGCTGAACTGCTCGCAGGCCTTGCGTGTGCCGATTTGGGACAGGTTGCGCAGCCGGAAGTATCAGAAGTCGTGCCGCCGCTGCCTGCCTATGCACTATTAAAGCCATTTTTCACCTCGGAATCCCTGCTGCGCGCGATCAAGGTCGATGGGCGTGAGTGGCTGCCGCCGGACCGCAGCCTGCGCCTGCCCGCGGAGATCCCCGCACGGCTGGCCAGTAGCGATGTCAGTGCTGCCTTGGAGATCGCCTGGCAATGCCTGCGCGCACTGGGTGTGAAGTTACCCGGGCGCAGGCCGCCTCGCGCCGCCGGCGTCGACGGCCCGCGGCTGCTCGCCGCGCTGACGATCCCCCTGACTTTTACTGAGACCGGACGCCTGATGCGCTGGCTCGATCTCACCCCCGAGTCCGAATCCCCCGAGGAATTCCTCGAACACACCGCTTAA
- the cas7g gene encoding type I-G CRISPR-associated RAMP protein Csb1/Cas7g — translation MSLDFSALKNVPRLLLEARLKPLQGTRFQPTGFPNLGAATYDGPDGTRMLLVESAQSMANRLEVVCWDKVADDWVAPLRGLPVIKVIDANGQSLTNTVLEAHRTNSPYILEGKDTSVLNQLKQELADMEEGPVDIRKLAAVLLRIDTNALLHGVFLAKQDLAGGRLRLPRALSAFIEAEDVREAQSGGVKNDHVNPSGDTSKGFGNVPYARSEFTAPKITAYFNLDLAQIRGYGLGDAVTELLIALALFKIRAFLDEGLRLRTACDLECEALTVTRPSQFTVPDRSALESALPGLIARVAKEKGWPEDPKARVTTVRWDASAKAPKKRGKETEAADE, via the coding sequence ATGTCGCTCGACTTTTCCGCACTCAAGAATGTCCCGCGCCTGCTCCTGGAGGCACGCCTGAAGCCCCTCCAGGGCACGCGCTTCCAGCCCACCGGCTTTCCCAATCTCGGTGCTGCGACCTATGACGGTCCGGACGGAACGCGCATGCTGCTGGTCGAATCTGCGCAAAGCATGGCCAATCGCTTGGAAGTCGTCTGCTGGGACAAGGTTGCCGACGACTGGGTTGCGCCCCTTCGGGGATTACCCGTCATCAAGGTGATTGATGCAAACGGCCAATCGCTGACGAACACGGTGCTCGAAGCACACCGCACGAATTCACCTTACATCCTCGAGGGCAAGGACACCTCGGTTCTTAACCAGCTCAAGCAAGAGCTGGCTGATATGGAAGAAGGCCCCGTGGACATTCGAAAGCTGGCCGCGGTATTGCTGCGGATCGACACGAACGCTCTGTTGCACGGGGTGTTCCTCGCCAAACAGGATCTCGCTGGCGGCCGTCTGCGCTTGCCACGTGCGCTCTCCGCTTTCATCGAGGCGGAGGATGTGCGCGAGGCGCAGAGCGGCGGCGTCAAGAACGATCATGTCAACCCTTCGGGGGACACGTCGAAAGGGTTCGGCAACGTGCCCTACGCCCGTTCCGAGTTCACGGCGCCCAAAATCACTGCCTATTTCAACCTCGACCTTGCCCAGATCCGCGGTTACGGCTTGGGCGATGCGGTGACCGAGCTTCTTATCGCTTTGGCGCTCTTCAAGATCCGCGCCTTTCTCGACGAAGGTCTGCGGCTGCGTACCGCTTGCGATCTGGAGTGTGAGGCGCTCACCGTCACGCGTCCGTCCCAATTTACGGTGCCGGACCGCAGCGCGCTTGAAAGCGCACTGCCCGGACTCATCGCGCGCGTGGCCAAGGAAAAGGGCTGGCCCGAGGATCCCAAGGCCCGCGTGACGACCGTGCGCTGGGATGCTTCGGCCAAGGCACCCAAGAAGAGGGGCAAGGAAACCGAAGCTGCCGACGAGTGA
- the csb2 gene encoding type I-G CRISPR-associated protein Csb2 encodes MLTIALTFPAGRYHATPWSRHVNEADVAWPPDPWRLVRALIATWHRKLDTHCYPHERLESLLAHIAEAPPPRFRLPEDVIHAHTRHYMPTKGDKRTLIFDAFVRLQPDDPVVITWPELELPAEEQELLDALLDVLGYFGRAESWVHAERTSWTDGYNCVPSEQDVDTETGEMGEIVRLLTPLPPQAYAEFREQQIASRKRLPKAIEPTLPQDWLKALSLDTADIQKAGWSLPPAARWVRYRRPLHALKAVAAQTAPRRPARKTERVITTARFALYGKPLPRIEDAVRLGEAFRLAVLGCAKRILGEEALPRELSGHELPEDNRHLHAFWLPDPDKRGEIAHLVVHAPGGLSREAILVLTALQKVRYGEGDPLRVLLEGIGPASMFQELTALTGESAVWRSLTPYLHPWHLKKPELRSPDALHEALLAQLRKEWHARGKDLPEIVDFRELPDRDFDGRRLKPLHYHRFRRKRGLVQPDKLGRLLEIRFAAPVRGPVALGFACHFGLGLFAPLTCA; translated from the coding sequence ATGCTCACGATTGCCCTCACTTTCCCCGCCGGGCGCTACCACGCCACGCCCTGGAGCCGGCACGTCAACGAGGCGGATGTCGCCTGGCCGCCGGACCCCTGGCGGCTGGTGCGTGCGCTCATTGCCACCTGGCATCGCAAGCTCGATACGCACTGTTATCCGCATGAACGGCTCGAATCCTTGCTGGCGCATATCGCCGAGGCGCCCCCACCGAGGTTCCGTCTGCCCGAGGACGTGATTCACGCGCACACGCGGCATTACATGCCGACCAAGGGCGACAAGCGCACCTTGATCTTCGACGCCTTCGTGCGTTTGCAGCCTGATGATCCCGTCGTCATCACCTGGCCAGAGCTTGAACTGCCCGCCGAGGAGCAGGAATTGCTCGACGCGCTGCTGGATGTGCTCGGCTACTTCGGCCGCGCCGAATCGTGGGTCCATGCCGAGCGCACATCGTGGACGGATGGCTACAACTGTGTCCCCTCCGAGCAGGACGTGGACACCGAAACCGGAGAGATGGGCGAGATCGTGCGGCTGCTCACGCCATTGCCGCCCCAAGCTTACGCCGAGTTCCGTGAGCAGCAGATCGCCTCGCGCAAAAGGTTGCCCAAAGCGATCGAACCGACGCTGCCGCAGGACTGGCTCAAAGCGCTCAGCCTCGACACGGCTGACATCCAGAAAGCGGGCTGGAGCCTGCCACCGGCCGCCCGCTGGGTCCGCTACCGGCGACCGCTGCACGCGCTCAAGGCGGTGGCGGCCCAGACGGCACCGCGACGACCTGCTCGCAAGACCGAACGCGTCATCACCACCGCCCGCTTCGCCCTTTACGGCAAGCCGCTCCCGCGCATCGAGGATGCCGTGCGCCTTGGCGAGGCGTTCCGGCTGGCCGTGCTCGGCTGTGCCAAGCGCATCCTGGGCGAGGAAGCCCTCCCGCGCGAATTGTCCGGCCACGAACTGCCCGAGGACAACCGCCACCTGCACGCCTTCTGGCTTCCTGACCCCGACAAGCGCGGGGAGATCGCGCATCTCGTCGTGCATGCACCGGGAGGATTGAGCCGTGAAGCCATCCTGGTACTCACTGCCCTGCAGAAGGTTCGCTACGGCGAGGGCGATCCACTGCGCGTACTGCTCGAAGGCATCGGCCCCGCCTCAATGTTCCAGGAATTGACGGCGCTAACCGGCGAATCTGCGGTCTGGCGGAGTCTCACGCCCTACTTGCACCCCTGGCATCTCAAGAAGCCAGAGTTGCGCTCGCCCGATGCCTTGCACGAAGCCCTGCTCGCACAACTACGCAAGGAATGGCACGCACGCGGGAAGGACCTGCCCGAGATCGTCGATTTCCGCGAACTGCCCGATCGCGATTTTGACGGCCGGCGCTTGAAGCCTCTGCACTACCACCGCTTCCGCCGCAAACGTGGTCTGGTTCAGCCCGACAAGCTCGGCCGCTTGCTGGAGATTCGCTTTGCTGCGCCGGTCCGAGGACCGGTTGCGCTCGGCTTTGCCTGCCACTTCGGCCTCGGGCTGTTCGCCCCGCTGACATGTGCGTAA